DNA sequence from the Centroberyx gerrardi isolate f3 chromosome 2, fCenGer3.hap1.cur.20231027, whole genome shotgun sequence genome:
AATGGCAGCTGCGccataaataccagctttgtgaagctcatGATGTACAGCTTTTGTCAAACAAGTCACAGAGGTGGTGATTCAATCCTGTGGCAAtttttgaggctgtagttttgtGTTGTTTAGCAACTATTCTGTTAAGTCTCTGTCCTGTCGGTGAGCTTCGACTTGGCGACCACTCTTCCtctttgctgatgcagtttgacatATGATATCGTGATTTTGTGATTGTCGTGATTTGTCGTGTTCTTGCCAACTTATAGGGCTGCCCTGATTGCCGTTTTACAGGCTTCGTTGGGATTTCTGAACGAACACTCGTTGTCAATAATAGGCCTACTTCttcaaaataatatttaaaaaaaaaaagtttcttaaCTAGGCATTGCAACTGAATCCTCAAAGCCAGAAGCGCAGGTTAATTATTGCAGTTCAAAGTGCATCCAGTGAGTGGAGACTTTGTATCGATAATGTTGCAGGTGACAGACGACCCACATGAATGAATGTGCTGCCGCAGCACTCGTTTACAATCCTCTTTATTTTGATGTTGATTGAAAAGTTGAAATGACTGGTCCTGATtgatcagtggtctaaggcacacGCCATGTGGACGAGATGTCCTGGGTTAGAATCCAGCCCGGGACCTTTGTCTCGTTccatcccctttctctcccaatctttcctgtctaacTCTATTttgaactatcaaataaaggtaaaaatgccCCTCCCCCCAAAAATCTAAAAAGTATTTTTGAAACACTGCAATGAAAATGCAGCTTAGTTTTGAAACAATCATTTATTGACCAAACGCCTGTAGGCCTAGCCTAATGCCTAGCAGATTTTTCTTCACCAATACTTACAGATTTCAGATGTTTGATCAAACTTAATGTGCCCCCATGGTCCGCCATGGGGGCACTGAATTCAGAATTGTCGAATAGTTTGGGCCAGCCCTAATAATTTAGCAATTTTATGACTGATGCACCTGCAATCGGGGCATCAACTATTTGGCATCTTTGGAACATTGTTAATTGCCTCATGCTGCTTTGACAACTCATAAAAGTGTTGATTGTCAGACATTGTTTAAAGCTGGCACATACTGCTGATTTGCGttcaacttaatatgactcGCCTCACCTTTGTAGTGATTTAGTTACTTTATGATTAAAGTCCTTTTtatgtggtgtttctgttattttgtccaccccctgtataTTTTAGGGGTCGTTGGTGAAGTGCGGTGGCCTAGATAATCTCTGTATGAACATCCTCAACTGCAAACACAAACTTAACCCTGTGCGTGTAGTTGTTTATAATAGTGAAGGGAAGAGTTAAAGGCTCTATTGACCTGACTgatctccatctttctttttctttagtACCAGCATTACAATGGGATTGATTTTGACTGTGAGCTGCGCCTGCTGATCCATCAGAGCTTGGCAGGGGGCATCATCGGGGTGAAAGGTGCCAAGATAAAGGAGCTGAGAGAGGTAAGACGGGGTCCAGATTAGCAGGTGCCTCACCATGATGCTCTGGACTGTCAGTTGGCCTGTAGATGAATGATTAGGACAGTAATCCTTACAAGtattttgtgaatgtgaattttatagaatagaatagaattttaTAAATATGGTGTGAAACATTACAAtatagattttgtttttctcagattGGACACATGGTACATTTTCCCACTATTGTTACTCTGTGCATCACTAGATCCTAAATATTCCATAATTGGGTCTGcatttcacaatattttagttttatttttgtactgacCTTTTTAAAAAGAGGGTTTACATTACATACTGTGGAATTGAAAATTGTCGTTTCCCCTATTCTGGCAATGTATTCCTGTCTCTGTGCACTAGAACACCCAGACCACCATCAAGTTATTTCAGGAGTGCTGTCCCCACTCCACCGACAGAGTCGTCTTGGTGGGAGGCAAGCCAGAGCGTGTCATTGAGTGCATAAAAGTTATCCTGGAGCTGGTGTCAGAGGTAAGATTACAGCACTGAGATCTGTTGAAAGCCTTCACATACTTCAGACAGCGATCTGTTTTGTGTCTTGCAGATGTGATGATAGTTATGGCACTTGGATGTTAAGAGGATTAACATTTTGATGTGTCATTTGGCTCGGGTCAACAGTCTTTCACAGTCTCAGTTGaaaattttctttttaaatctgCAGGCCCCAATCAAAGGTCGTGCCCAGCCCTACGACCCTAATTTCTATGATGAGACGTACGACTACGGCGGCTTCACTATGATGTTTGAGGAGCGAGGCAGGCGGCCCATCGGTGGCTTCCCCATGCGTGGGCGCGGAGGCTTTGAGCGGATGCCTCCTGGCCGCGGCAGCAGACCCATGCCTCCCTCCAGGAGGGACTACGATGACATGAGTCCCCGTCGTGGTCCTCCGCCCCCCCCGCTGAGCCGAGGGGGGCGAGGGGGCAGTCGAGCACGTAACCTGCCTCTTCCCCCGCCGCCACCACCgagaggagggtgagggagcGCTCACTTATTTATATGCGTGGTTCTCTTAGGCATAACATCTTTTGTGTTTTCCACATATTTCTGTCCCATGTTTACAGTAGCAGgtacattgtattttttttttcaacattgtTTTCCCTGTCTGCCATTGTTTGCAGGGGAGACAGGTTCTCGCATGGCAGCTATCACGGCAGCATGGATGACAGACCAAAGTGAGTACAGAGTTTTACCAGTAGGATTGTAATTTGGTCTCTTTAAAAAGCAGAATGATAGATGCCAGTGAAACATTGCTCAGTAGCAATGTTGAAGCCCTGATTCAGAGTCTGGTCACTGGTCATCTGTTGAGTCCGCTTGTCCTTTCACACTCATCTCTCCAAATGGCAGCCTAACAGCACTGACATGCTTGAAGGGCAGATAGTGTTATTGAGGCTTCCTTTGCCAGGTcgccattgtaaataagaatttgttcttaatgacttgcctggttaaataaaggttaaataaaaaaaaaaaactttgagtAGGCAAACTAACTTAATGCATATTTTCTTCTGTCTACAGCGACAGACGAGGCCGACCAGGAGACCGTTACGATAGCATGGTGAGTGCCATCTGTATGTACAGGTGCTGCCATAATGCCAGGCAGCATGTTTGTAGCTGCTTAGTTGTGAGTTGTagctgttttgtttgtgaattgtgtgtatgtttcaaaAGAAGTGATTGGAATTGTTTTTCTAGTGTAGTAGAAACACAGTGGCTTGGACACTGTGGCGCTTTTCACCGGGTATGCACACTGGCCTAGGCCTgttgttgcctggcaacagtTGTCTCCTTGGTTACCATAGAGCAGCTGAGTACGTAGTCCAGAGATGCACCGGGCTAGCAAATGAACTTAAGTTGAAACCAAAGCAATTCCTGCACAGGTTCCTTTCAGGTCTTACCTGCAAGCAAATTGTTTCAATGAGGAACCAAGCAAAGAATACATttgtgtaaataaaaaataacagtaGTCAAATTCCTGATATTTAAAGGGTgatgaagcagagagaaaatgcCTATCTCCACCCACTCACCAAATTGAAAAATACAAAGTTGTGGGTGGCGataggattgtgtgtgtgtgtgtgtgtgtgtgtgtgtgtgtgtgagagtgagacgGTGTGGAGTCATGCCCCCTTATGCACTTGAGCTCATGCATGGCAGGAGAGGGGGAGCTAGGTTTGGTAACTTGATGACAGATGAATGTGGAATACCTACTAACACATCATTTCAAGAATATTTTTACTACTGCTAGTTGGTGTCAAAAAAACAAGATTTGCACATGAGATCCAGGAAGACAACATTATGTGATGTATTGTCAAGATTACAACAAAGATGGATGTATTGCATCATAAAATTGCCCTGAATATTGAGTAACAGCTgaaaaaagtgagtttaggtTTCATCCCCCTGTAAGGGCAAGCGTTCTGTGTTTGAGAAAGCCAGAAATGTCAGAAATACTTTCACTTCTAACCATGGACCTAACCATAACCAGTTCATAACTGCTTACACACTCACAGGTTTTCTTTTAGGTCAAGCTAATAGCAAATTTCCATATAACAGTGAGTTTACATCCACACCAATACTCTGATTACTGGAAGTAATTGGCTTAATGCAATattttgattacatttacattgtttGAAGTAACGTGATTTCTCTAATAAGCCAGTGTAAATGGGTTCATGTAATCgatttgctgttgctgtttgctttgtaaataaaTCATCGGTGTTGCCTTGGTGAAATTAGGACTATTAACCATGattataggaaaaaaaatctcagacCAACTGGTTTTCAGTCtttttgtttggaaaaatcTCAAACATAAAAATCTCAATCACTCAGAGTCAGCCACTTGTGACTACTTGCGAAATGGTTTAATAACCTATTTCTTAAGATGTCTCATCAGTCAATAATCCTCTTCGCAACCTTTCATCTTAACATTCGAAGTCAGGCTAAATACCAAAATCATCTTTTGCATTACTTATCTTCCATTAATTATGAATTTGCATTTGTGACTCTCAGAAACTTGGTTTCAGGAAAAATGTTCAACTccctaaaacaaaaatgataaatgtcaggttttggtgtctgtCTGGACTGTGAATCCAGTATGTATTTTGTCAATGTTTGCTTATCCCTCTCTGAAGAATAATCATACTAATGGCTTTCTCTCAGATATCATGAATGGGAAGCTAGCCTTCATTAATGAGGTTTGATCCATCTCCTGAGAGGGGGGTCATGGATATAATTGCCAGGATGAGAAATTCAGCAGCAGGTCATGATGAAATCAGTTGATGAAGGTGTGTCCTCCAATTATCAAGCCACTGACGTATATACTCTCAAAATCATTGGAAACTGAGGACATTCAAAGGGATCTTAAagttttttccctttttaaagTAAAGTGGTCCCCTATTAAGTCAGGTGATCCAAGATCATTTAATATCCATcaccctgtctctgtctttactTGTTTTTAGATTCTAGAAAAGTTGGTGTTCAAATAAAGTGACAAAGAACTCAGCAAAAGTCGTGCAGAATTGCTTGGGCCTCCACGTTTCCCATCAATCTCATCTTCTTGTTCTTGGCTTAGGCTATAGTGGGCATGTGATCACCAAAATTAGACAATTGGAGAGTGGGAAAAATTTTTACCTGGTCTGGAGAATCAGgttttttatttgttgacaTGCTGATGGCACGGTCAGAATTTGGCTTAACagcatgaatccatggatccatcctgcctggtgtcCATTGTCCAGGCTGGTGGTTCTGGTGTGGGGAATGTCTTCTTGGCACACATTGGGGCCCTTATTACCAGTACTAAACATTGTTGCTGACCATGTGCATCCCTTCATGGCCAATCTACCCCTTGTCAAACGGATacttccagcaggataatgCATCATTTTCACAAAGTGCGCATCGTCCCAGGATGGTTACAGTAACATGACAATGAATTTATTTTACTACCCAGTTCCCAGATCTCAAACCAGTAGTGCAGTTTTGGGATGAGGTGGAATAGGATGTTTGCAACATGAatatgaaaactgaaaaatacctagtactactagtaccttgTTGAATCTACACCTCAaagaattcaggctgttctgaaggcaaacgGGTAACCAATACTAAATACTGAGAATATGTTTCATCACTGTgcagataacaaaaaaaaattctaat
Encoded proteins:
- the hnrpkl gene encoding heterogeneous nuclear ribonucleoprotein K, like isoform X2, yielding MILSVNANIDTIGEILLKIIPTLEEYQHYNGIDFDCELRLLIHQSLAGGIIGVKGAKIKELRENTQTTIKLFQECCPHSTDRVVLVGGKPERVIECIKVILELVSEAPIKGRAQPYDPNFYDETYDYGGFTMMFEERGRRPIGGFPMRGRGGFERMPPGRGSRPMPPSRRDYDDMSPRRGPPPPPLSRGGRGGSRARNLPLPPPPPPRGGGDRFSHGSYHGSMDDRPNDRRGRPGDRYDSMSGGGYDNNSSWDHFQSGGRGSYSDIGGPVITTQVTIPKDLAGSIIGKGGQRIKQIRHESGASIKIDEPLEGSEDRIITITGTQDQIQNAQYLLQNSVKQYSGRFF
- the hnrpkl gene encoding heterogeneous nuclear ribonucleoprotein K, like isoform X1, with protein sequence MEAEIEQQEEETTFSNTDTNGKRPAEDMDEEQAFKRSRNTDEMVELRVLLQSKNAGAVIGKGGKNIKALRTDYNASVSVPDSSGPERILSVNANIDTIGEILLKIIPTLEEYQHYNGIDFDCELRLLIHQSLAGGIIGVKGAKIKELRENTQTTIKLFQECCPHSTDRVVLVGGKPERVIECIKVILELVSEAPIKGRAQPYDPNFYDETYDYGGFTMMFEERGRRPIGGFPMRGRGGFERMPPGRGSRPMPPSRRDYDDMSPRRGPPPPPLSRGGRGGSRARNLPLPPPPPPRGGGDRFSHGSYHGSMDDRPNDRRGRPGDRYDSMSGGGYDNNSSWDHFQSGGRGSYSDIGGPVITTQVTIPKDLAGSIIGKGGQRIKQIRHESGASIKIDEPLEGSEDRIITITGTQDQIQNAQYLLQNSVKQYSGRFF